A window of Clupea harengus chromosome 24, Ch_v2.0.2, whole genome shotgun sequence genomic DNA:
TTCGCATGGTGGGTGTTTGAAGTGACGCAGTCAGTCATTTGCATATAACTTTGGATATATAGCTGGCAACCTCACCAAGGCAgttatattttgtttgagatagacagagatacaTCATGCCTGAACTAGCGAAGCCAGCGCCCAAGAAGGGATCCAAGAAGGCAGTGACAAAGGCTGcagggaaaggaggaaagaagcgCAGAAAGACCAGGAAGGAGAGCTATGCCATCTACGTGTACAAGGTTCTGAAGCAGGTCCACCCCGATACCGGTATCTCCTCCAAGGCGATGGGCATCATGAACTCTTTCGTGAATGACATCTTTGAGCGCATCGCTGGGGAGTCTTCCCGCCTGGCTCACTACAACAAGCGttccaccatcacctccaggGAGATCCAGACCGCAGTGCGTCTGCTTCTGCCCGGCGAGCTGGCCAAGCACGCTGTGTCTGAGGGAACCAAGGCAGTCACCAAATACACCAGCTCCAAGTAGGGCGTTATCTTAACCCACTCCGActcaaaggctcttttaagagccacccagcTCTTCTTTGAAAAGTCATTCCaatgcttatttttttttttcatttaaactgCGTAATTCTCTATAATATTTACAAGGATACATTTCTAGAACGGCCATGATTCGTGCGCACACAAGGCATGTTCATGACATCTTGAGTGCAATCTGACTGGCGACCCATGTCGCGCTAAACGGTGTTGTGGTGATACAGTTGGAAATGTCATGGCAAAAGCCGCTCCAGGATAGTCCCAGACCATTTAACTACATAGCACGTAGACTGGGCTGGTGGTCAATTAATTTAGAGTGGCGTATAATCCCCAAAACGAAATAACACGCACAGGTCTAACTCGGTGGAAGTGTTGCTTCGACACACCATGAAATGAACATCAGTTATGCTTGAAATGATAATAGATGTTGCATTAGGATTAGTGGAGTGGTGAAACGATAAATATGCTTGCATTGTAAAATTAATTTAAGCACGTTCCCCATGGATGCAATGTTTTATATTCATGACCTGGCGAGTGTGATTGCATTTTCCCTTTCACAACTAGTTACAGCAAATGTTGCTTAATTCATAAAACAACCCGTTTTGAAAGGTTACGGAATATAACTAGAATCTAGTGTATTTCACTCTTTACAACAGTTAACGAAATAGAGCTTTGATCGACAGTTTGgcggctcttaaaagagccttttgaTTTCTTTTGGAGTGAAGCATAAACTTAAGCACGCTCCCCACGGATGCGACGGGCCAGCTGGATGTCCTTGGGCATGATGGTGACTCTCTTGGCGTGGATGGCGCACAGGTTGGTGTCCTCAAACAGACCAACCAGGTAAGCCTCGCTGGCCTCCTGCAGAGCCATGACGGCAGAGCTCTGGAAGCGCAGATCGGTCTTGAAGTCCTGAGCTATCTCTCTGACCAGACGCTGGAAGGGCAGCTTGCGGATCAGCAGCTCAGTGGACTTCTGGTAACGACGGATTTCTCTCAGAGCTACAGTACCGGGCCTGTAACGATGGGGCTTCTTCACGCCACCGGTGGCTGGGGCGCTTTTGCGGGCAGCCTTGGTTGCGAGCTGCTTCCTTGGGGCTTTGCCGCCGGTGGATTTGCGAGCAGTTTGCTTTGTCCTTGCCATGGTTAAGTCTTCTTCGGTTTGAAGTGTAGCAGAAAGTGGGACGCGGGTTTTTTAAAGGCCTATAGTCGCAGcctgccccctctctccgcTGATTGGCCATCGTAAGTGCTTTCGAGTCGTGCCTGAAATTCAAAGCCCCGCCCCCAATATAATTGCCTTTGTGATTATtctcaaaaaacatttcagtgtaggaccaaaataaaacaagaaataCACTCAAATATGCTTTATTATTGGAACAATGCGTTTGAAGGACCGCACATCACGTGTGGGTATTGCACACAATGAACCCATGGT
This region includes:
- the LOC105888660 gene encoding histone H2B 1/2-like, yielding MPELAKPAPKKGSKKAVTKAAGKGGKKRRKTRKESYAIYVYKVLKQVHPDTGISSKAMGIMNSFVNDIFERIAGESSRLAHYNKRSTITSREIQTAVRLLLPGELAKHAVSEGTKAVTKYTSSK
- the LOC105895808 gene encoding histone H3, translating into MARTKQTARKSTGGKAPRKQLATKAARKSAPATGGVKKPHRYRPGTVALREIRRYQKSTELLIRKLPFQRLVREIAQDFKTDLRFQSSAVMALQEASEAYLVGLFEDTNLCAIHAKRVTIMPKDIQLARRIRGERA